A single genomic interval of Daucus carota subsp. sativus chromosome 1, DH1 v3.0, whole genome shotgun sequence harbors:
- the LOC108212579 gene encoding probable inactive dual specificity protein phosphatase-like At4g18593 — protein MEESSSLDCRSEPIPQIIYRCKKCRRIVASQEQIVSHEPGAKKGFRWTGKKGGPLHMNEEPAECSSIYVEPMKWMEAVQEGFVGQKLQCIGCKGRLGSFNWAGMRCNCGAWAIPAFQLHKNRVDECSL, from the exons ATGGAGGAATCAAGTAGTTTAGATTGTAGATCCGAGCCAATACCTCAAATCATCTATCGCTGCAAGAAGTGCCGAAGGATTGTTGCTTCACAGGAGCAAATAGTTTCTCATGAACCTGGAGCTAAAAAAGGTTTCAGGTGGACAGGGAAAAAGGGGGGACCATTGCACATGAATGAAGAGCCAGCAGAATGTTCGTCCATTTATGTAGAGCCTATGAAGTGGATGGAAGCAG TTCAAGAAGGTTTTGTGGGACAGAAGCTGCAGTGCATTGGCTGTAAAGGTCGCCTGGGTTCGTTCAATTGGGCAGGAATGCGGTGCAACTGTGGAGCATGGGCTATTCCTGCATTTCAGCTGCACAAAAATCGGGTGGATGAATGCAGTCTGTGA